Proteins from a genomic interval of Sparus aurata chromosome 21, fSpaAur1.1, whole genome shotgun sequence:
- the asb10 gene encoding ankyrin repeat and SOCS box protein 10 isoform X2: MAYVAPKIKWRKPKTYRQDVIATAKATGCVLQFWNSLLVGDELTVLSIVDDDEYDYLIDAIYDTSNVEEWKNFRFNYRCLRLWSLSYEQELTTPLHITAGRGFTDCLRLLLQRGANVDLAPGGSTALHESCENCQSECTKLLLMHGADANAVSEEGLMPLHFCTSSESLECAKYLLQFGAAINGRSMDENDTPLHVAAKNGLPDHTELYLRYGAAVDRQNDEGLTPLNAACTQRQELQELQRYFKVCQTLLGAGADVHTTDQDRNSPLHMACKNANPDLVDLLLAKGACVNDMDYGGEAPMHNILKVVCFKISHQPERIVRALLNHGSIRVWPGALPMVIKHCSESPRTIEVLLNAYSHLKVTDTWVESVSPEVFKEHKEFYQSIFSLAMTPRSLQHLARCRLRTFLDGRVHKVVPKLGLPTFIKDYLLLEFRGYIH, encoded by the exons ATGGCTTATGTAGCACCTAAGATTAAATGGCGCAAACCAAAGACGTACCGCCAGGACGTGATCGCCACGGCCAAAGCCACAGGTTGTGTCCTGCAGTTTTGGAACTCTCTACTTGTTGGGGATGAGCTAACGGTTCTCAGCATCGTGGACGACGACGAGTACGACTACCTCATTGATGCCATTTATGACACCAGCAATGTAGAAGAATGGAAGAACTTCAGATTTAACTACAGATGCCTGA GACTGTGGTCACTGAGTTATGAGCAGGAGTTGACCACACCGCTTCACATCACAGCCGGCCGAGGCTTCACGGACTGCCTGAGGCTCCTGCTGCAGCGTGGGGCCAATGTAGACCTGGCACCTGGAGGCTCCACCGCCCTGCACGAGTCCTGTGAGAACTGCCAGTCGGAGTGTACCAAGCTGCTGCTCATGCACGGTGCTGATGCCAATGCTGTCTCCGAAGAGGGCCTTATGCCTTTGCACTTTTGCACAAGCTCCGAATCCCTAGA ATGTGCTAAGTATCTCCTTCAGTTCGGTGCAGCAATCAACGGTCGCTccatggatgaaaatgacacTCCCTTACACGTGGCAGCCAAGAACGGCCTCCCAGACCACACCGAACTCTACCTGCGCTACGGAGCTGCTGTGGACAGACAGAACGATGAGGGTCTCACGCCCCTGAACGCTGCTTGTACTCAACGCCAGGAGCTGCAGGAACTTCAGCGTTACTTCAAGGTGTGCCAGACCCTGCTGGGGGCGGGGGCCGACGTCCACACGACGGACCAGGACAGGAACAGTCCCTTGCACATGGCCTGTAAGAACGCAAATCCAGACTTAGTGGATCTGCTGCTGGCTAAAGGTGCCTGCGTTAACGACATGGACTACGGCGGCGAAGCTCCcatgcacaacatcctgaaggTGGTGTGCTTCAAGATTTCCCATCAGCCCGAGAGGATTGTCCGCGCTCTGCTCAACCATGGTTCTATTCGGGTGTGGCCTGGAGCTCTGCCCATG GTCATTAAGCACTGCTCCGAGTCTCCACGCACCATCGAGGTTCTTCTGAACGCCTACAGTCACCTCAAAGTCACAGACACCTGGGTGGAGTCTGTGTCACCGGAGGTGTTCAAG GAGCACAAAGAGTTCTACCAGTCGATCTTCTCTCTGGCGATGACTCCTCGCTCCCTGCAGCACTTGGCACGCTGCAGGCTCAGGACCTTCCTGGACGGCCGCGTACACAAGGTGGTCCCCAAACTGGGCCTGCCCACCTTCATCAAGGACTACCTGCTGCTGGAGTTCAGAGGCTACATCCACTGA
- the asb10 gene encoding ankyrin repeat and SOCS box protein 10 isoform X1, whose translation MSRGSFVFTSTALRSLERDEDMLERYKYKRQLASQHLNSYMLKKEARDRAPLRSSTALPAAVCHDLVVHNALYTGDLEVLQRLFPKGSTASLIIEPQGGDMRWVATGDGLWSLSYEQELTTPLHITAGRGFTDCLRLLLQRGANVDLAPGGSTALHESCENCQSECTKLLLMHGADANAVSEEGLMPLHFCTSSESLECAKYLLQFGAAINGRSMDENDTPLHVAAKNGLPDHTELYLRYGAAVDRQNDEGLTPLNAACTQRQELQELQRYFKVCQTLLGAGADVHTTDQDRNSPLHMACKNANPDLVDLLLAKGACVNDMDYGGEAPMHNILKVVCFKISHQPERIVRALLNHGSIRVWPGALPMVIKHCSESPRTIEVLLNAYSHLKVTDTWVESVSPEVFKEHKEFYQSIFSLAMTPRSLQHLARCRLRTFLDGRVHKVVPKLGLPTFIKDYLLLEFRGYIH comes from the exons ATGTCGCGAGGCAGCTTTGTCTTCACATCCACGGCCTTACGCTCTCTCGAACGTGATGAGGACATGCTGGAGAGATACAAGTACAAGAGGCAGCTGGCCTCCCAACACCTCAATAGCTATATGCTGAAAAAGGAGGCCAGGGACAGGGCGCCACTGAGGTCCAGCACTGCCCTGCCAGCAGCTGTCTGCCATGATCTGGTCGTCCACAACGCCCTATACACAGGAGACCTGGAGGTCCTGCAGCGCCTCTTTCCCAAAGGGTCCACTGCAAGCCTCATCATTGAGCCACAAGGAGGGGACATGCGCTGGGTCGCCACAGGGGACG GACTGTGGTCACTGAGTTATGAGCAGGAGTTGACCACACCGCTTCACATCACAGCCGGCCGAGGCTTCACGGACTGCCTGAGGCTCCTGCTGCAGCGTGGGGCCAATGTAGACCTGGCACCTGGAGGCTCCACCGCCCTGCACGAGTCCTGTGAGAACTGCCAGTCGGAGTGTACCAAGCTGCTGCTCATGCACGGTGCTGATGCCAATGCTGTCTCCGAAGAGGGCCTTATGCCTTTGCACTTTTGCACAAGCTCCGAATCCCTAGA ATGTGCTAAGTATCTCCTTCAGTTCGGTGCAGCAATCAACGGTCGCTccatggatgaaaatgacacTCCCTTACACGTGGCAGCCAAGAACGGCCTCCCAGACCACACCGAACTCTACCTGCGCTACGGAGCTGCTGTGGACAGACAGAACGATGAGGGTCTCACGCCCCTGAACGCTGCTTGTACTCAACGCCAGGAGCTGCAGGAACTTCAGCGTTACTTCAAGGTGTGCCAGACCCTGCTGGGGGCGGGGGCCGACGTCCACACGACGGACCAGGACAGGAACAGTCCCTTGCACATGGCCTGTAAGAACGCAAATCCAGACTTAGTGGATCTGCTGCTGGCTAAAGGTGCCTGCGTTAACGACATGGACTACGGCGGCGAAGCTCCcatgcacaacatcctgaaggTGGTGTGCTTCAAGATTTCCCATCAGCCCGAGAGGATTGTCCGCGCTCTGCTCAACCATGGTTCTATTCGGGTGTGGCCTGGAGCTCTGCCCATG GTCATTAAGCACTGCTCCGAGTCTCCACGCACCATCGAGGTTCTTCTGAACGCCTACAGTCACCTCAAAGTCACAGACACCTGGGTGGAGTCTGTGTCACCGGAGGTGTTCAAG GAGCACAAAGAGTTCTACCAGTCGATCTTCTCTCTGGCGATGACTCCTCGCTCCCTGCAGCACTTGGCACGCTGCAGGCTCAGGACCTTCCTGGACGGCCGCGTACACAAGGTGGTCCCCAAACTGGGCCTGCCCACCTTCATCAAGGACTACCTGCTGCTGGAGTTCAGAGGCTACATCCACTGA
- the h2bk1 gene encoding histone H2B type 2-K1, translating to MTNDISKKKGKSSSEKKAKRKAKRRETYAMYIYKVLKQVHPDTGISSRAMSIMNSFVNDLFERIATEASRLAQYNKRSTITSREVQTAVRLLLPGELAKHAVSEGTKAVTKYTSSK from the exons atgactaacGACATATctaaaaagaaaggaaagagttCGAGTGAGAAAAAGGCGAAAAGAAAGGCTAAAAGGAGAGAGACTTACGCGATGTACATCTATAAAGTTCTGAAACAG GTCCATCCGGACACGGGGATTTCAAGCAGAGCCATGAGCATCATGAACTCCTTCGTGAACGACCTGTTCGAGAGGATCGCCACAGAAGCGTCCCGGCTGGCTCAGTACAACAAGCGCTCCACCATCACCAGCAGAGAGGTGCAGACCGCggtgaggctgctgctgcccggGGAGCTCGCCAAACACGCCGTGTCCGAGGGCACCAAGGCGGTCACAAAGTACACCAGCTCCAAATGA
- the gbx1 gene encoding homeobox protein GBX-1, which produces MQRPGGQGTAFSIDSLIGTPQPRPGHLLYTGYPMFMPYRPLVIPQALSHSPLSSGIPPLAPLASFAGRLTNTFCASLGQGVPSMVALTTTMPSFSDPPDSFYPPQELPGPRLSAADPGARRQESPHSEELHSRDKGSDLLNFSETFQTISGETKLYSSDDEKLDLKSADTACSDREDSSADSENESFSDGNNCGSLSQKSKLKTGSQEALPTGGSAGKSRRRRTAFTSEQLLELEKEFHCKKYLSLTERSQIAHALKLSEVQVKIWFQNRRAKWKRIKAGNVNNRSGEPVRNPKIVVPIPVHVNRFAVRSQHQQIEQGTRP; this is translated from the exons ATGCAGAGACCAGGAGGCCAGGGGACGGCGTTCTCAATCGATTCCCTCATAGGGACCCCTCAGCCCAGACCGGGACACCTGCTCTACACGGGCTACCCCATGTTCATGCCGTACAGACCTTTGGTTATCCCACAAGCTTTATCCCACTCGCCTCTATCGTCTGGTATACCTCCGCTCGCACCTTTGGCTTCTTTCGCGGGACGCCTCACGAACACGTTCTGTGCCAGTTTGGGACAGGGGGTGCCGTCCATGGTGGCGCTCACCACGACGATGCCGAGTTTCTCCGACCCTCCGGACAGTTTCTACCCGCCACAGGAGCTCCCGGGTCCGCGCCTGAGCGCCGCCGATCCCGGAGCGAGGAGGCAGGAGAGCCCGCACTCCGAGGAGCTGCACAGCCGGGACAAGGGCTCCGATCTGCTCAACTTCTCGGAAACTTTTCAGACGATATCAG GCGAGACCAAACTGTACAGCTCGGACGACGAGAAGCTGGACCTAAAATCGGCGGACACGGCGTGCAGCGACCGGGAGGACAGCTCCGCGGACAGCGAGAACGAAAGTTTCTCGGACGGGAACAACTGTGGCTCCCTGTCCCAGAAGAGCAAACTAAAAACCGGCTCGCAGGAGGCGCTGCCGACCGGCGGCTCGGCGGGGAAGAGCCGGAGGAGACGAACAGCTTTTACCAGCGAGCAGCTGCTCGAGCTCGAAAAGGAGTTTCACTGTAAAAAGTACCTTTCCCTGACCGAACGCTCGCAGATCGCGCACGCACTCAAACTGAGCGAGGTGCAGGTGAAGATCTGGTTTCAGAACCGCAGGGCCAAATGGAAACGGATCAAGGCCGGCAACGTGAACAACCGGTCAGGAGAACCGGTGAGAAACCCCAAAATTGTGGTCCCCATCCCGGTGCACGTCAACAGGTTCGCTGTGAGGAGTCAGCACCAACAAATAGAGCAAGGGACCAGgccatga